In one Dunckerocampus dactyliophorus isolate RoL2022-P2 chromosome 9, RoL_Ddac_1.1, whole genome shotgun sequence genomic region, the following are encoded:
- the LOC129188059 gene encoding oocyte zinc finger protein XlCOF22-like isoform X1: MVQTCCVINCHNRSRDRFGNKKDGGRFFSFPTWKQSQGAVICELTKRRRMAWIAAVRRPNITFNAITRHMLVCSRHFHTGRPANEMDESHPDWAPSLHLGHTEVKAADNDRLQITLHEEELSPTREENERLRQQLEDVCKTQVVLHVEDIQKLIGHQEECPPQPMAGGSTWAQEEPQPPYTEDKEGELEPTHIKEEEEEPQPPFVKEEEEELLITQEGERLLGSRLPLTGVSVKTEDHEDKPQLHHSPSEEKREAEPSSSSSTQHMTTEADGDHCGGSQADNLLAPLSDSDDITSHSPEDEDSDYNQESLSSDTDCEGDMTTHTDSKHSEFSKKKTDKKTFKCTVCDKRFSCKSSWTRHTRMHTGEKHFSCSACGKSFTQKAHMVSHMRTHTGERPFSCSHCGKGFTQKSSMALHMRTHTGEKRFICSDCGKRFTQKATMVSHMRTHTGEKPFSCSQCGKSFTQKRSMVSHKRTHTGEKRFICSDCGKSFTHKVNMVSHMRTHTGEKRFRCSDCGKSFTQKANMVLHMRTHTGEKPFSCPDCGKSFALKANMVKHMRTHTGEKPFRCSNCGKSFTQKESMLLHMRTHTGEKPFSCSDCGKSFTQKVNMLSHMRTHTG, encoded by the exons ATGGTGCAAACGTGTTGTGTTATCAACTGCCACAATCGTTCACGCGATCGCTTCGGGAATAAAAAGGATGGGGggagatttttctcatttccGACGTGGAAGCAAAGCCAAGGAGCTGTGATCTGTGAGCTAACAAAGAGACGCCGAATGGCCTGGATAGCAGCCGTGAGACGACCAAACATCACTTTCAACGCCATCACCCGAcacatgttggtgtgttcacGGCATTTTCACACTG ggaGACCTGCTaatgaaatggatgaaagcCATCCAGACTGGGCACCCTCATTACATCTCGGACACACGGAGGTGAAAGCTGCAGATAACGACAGACTACAGATAACATtgcacgaggaggaactttctccaacaagagaggagaacgagcgactacGACAACAACTGGAAGATGTTTGCAAGACTCAAGTTGTGTTGCACGTTGAAG ACATCCAGAAGCTGATTGGTCATCAAGAAGAATGTCCCCCACAGCCAATGGCGGGGGGCTCCACTTGGgcgcaggaggagccacagcctcCTTACACTGAAGATAAAGAAGGGGAGCTAGAGcccacccacattaaagaggaagaggaggagccgcAGCCACCCtttgttaaagaggaagaagaagaactcttgatcactcaggagggagagcgtCTTCTTGGGTccaggttgccactgactggtgtgtctgtgaagaccgaagaccatgaagacaaaccacagcttcatcatagtccaagtgaggagaagagagaggcggagccttcaagcagcagctcaacacaacacatgacaacagaagctgatggagaccactgtggaggatcacaagcagacaacctcttagctccactgtcagatagtgacgacataaCGTCTCACTCTCCTGAAGATGAAGACAGTGACTACAACCAAGAATCtttgagcagcgatacagactgtgaaggtgatatgacGACTCACACTGACAGCAAACACTCTGAATTCTCTAAAAAGAAGACGGATAAAAAAACTTTTAAGTGCacagtttgtgataaaagattttCTTGTAAGAGTTCTTGGACTCGACACACGAGaatgcacacaggagaaaaacattttagttgCTCAGCCTGTGGTAAAAGCTTCACTCAAAAGGCGCatatggtatcacacatgagaacgcacacaggagagagaccttttagttgctcacaCTGTGGTAAAGGCTTCACTCAAAAGTCAAGTATGGCATTACACATGcgaacacacacgggagaaaaacgtTTTAtatgctcagactgtggtaagcGCTTCACTCAAAAGGCAACTATGGTGTCAcatatgagaacacacacaggagaaaaaccttttagttgctcacaGTGTGGCAAAAGCTTCACTCAAAAGAGAAGTATGGTGTCACAcaagagaacacacacaggagaaaaacgtTTTAtatgctcagactgtggtaaaagctTCACTCACAAAGTAAatatggtatcacacatgagaacacacacgggagaaaaacgtTTTAgatgctcagactgtggtaaaagctTCACTCAAAAGGCAAATATGGtattacacatgagaacgcacacaggggagaaaccttttagttgcccagactgtggtaaaagctTCGCTCTCAAAGCAAATATGGtaaaacacatgagaacgcacacaggagaaaaaccttttcgTTGCTCAAACTGTGGCAAAAGCTTCACCCAAAAGGAAAGTATGTTActacacatgagaacgcacacaggagagaaaccgtttagttgctcagactgtggtaaaagctTCACTCAGAAGGTAAATATgttatcacacatgagaacacacaccggataa
- the LOC129188054 gene encoding oocyte zinc finger protein XlCOF22-like, translating to MVQACCVINCHNRSRDRFGNKKDGGRFFSFPTWKQSQGAVICELTKRRRMAWIAAVRRPNITFNAITRHMLVCSRHFHTGRPANEMDESHPDWAPSLHLGHTEVKAADNERLQITLHEEELSPTREENERLRQQLEDVCKTQVVLHVEDIQQLIGRQEEGPVQPQGGSFTWQQETQHVKEQEEEPEHTHIKEEEEEPEPPHIKEQEEEPEHTHIKEEEEEPQHLYVKEEEEELSITLGPEEADLSRLPLTGVSVKTEDHEDKPPESSQLHHSPSEEKREAEPSSSSSTQHMTTEVDGDHCGGSQADNLLAPLSGSVNATSHSPEDEDSDDVQESLSSDTDCEGDMTTHTGNKHSECSKKKTVKHFNCSVCDKRFSYQSNFIRHMRTHTGEKCFICSDCGKSFTQKATLVSHMKTHTGEKCFRCSDCGKSFTQKGNMVSHMRTHTGEKPYSCSDCGKSFTQKVTMVSHMRMHTGEKPFICSDCGKTFTKKSSVVSHMRTHTGEKHFTCSDCGKSFTQKSNLVSHMRTHTGEKPFTCSNCFKSFTQKVQMVLHMRTHTGEKPFSCLDCGKSFTEKVSMVTHMRTHTGEKPFSCLDCGKHFTRKINMVTHMRTHTGEKPFSCSDCGKSFTQKAAMVSHMRTHTGEKPFTCSDCGQSFTHKVSMVKHMRTHTQDKNIVAAQIVVKASPTE from the exons ATGGTGCAAGCGTGTTGTGTTATCAACTGCCACAATCGTTCACGCGATCGCTTCGGGAATAAAAAGGATGGGGggagatttttctcatttccGACGTGGAAGCAAAGCCAAGGAGCTGTGATCTGTGAGCTAACAAAGAGACGCCGAATGGCCTGGATAGCAGCCGTGAGACGACCAAACATCACTTTCAACGCCATCACCCGAcacatgttggtgtgttcacGGCATTTTCACACTG ggaGACCTGCTaatgaaatggatgaaagcCATCCAGACTGGGCACCCTCATTACATCTCGGACACACGGAGGTGAAAGCTGCAGATAACGAGAGACTACAGATAACATtgcacgaggaggaactttctccaacaagagaggagaacgagcgactacGACAACAACTGGAAGATGTTTGCAAGACTCAAGTTGTGCTGCACGTTGAAG acatccagcagctgattggtcgTCAAGAAGAAGGTCCCGTTCAGCCACAAGGGGGGAGCTTCACTTGGCAGCAGGAGACACAGCATGTTAAAGAGCAAGAAGAGGAGCCAGAGCacacccacattaaagaggaagaggaggagccagagCCCCCTCACATTAAAGAGCAAGAAGAGGAGCCAGAGCacacccacattaaagaggaagaggaggagccacagcacctctatgttaaagaggaagaggaagaactgTCGATCACTCTAGGgccagaggaggctgatctctccaggttgccactgactggtgtctctgtgaagactgaagaccatgaagacaaaccacctgagtcctcacagcttcatcatagtccaagtgaggagaagagagaggcggagccttcaagcagcagctcaacacaacacatgacaacagaagttgatggagaccactgtggaggatcacaagcagacaacctcttagctccactgtcagGCAGCGTCAACGCAACGTCTCACTCTcctgaagatgaagacagcgacGACGTCCAAGAATCtttgagcagcgatacagactgtgaaggtgatatgacGACTCACACtggcaacaaacactctgaatgctctaaaaagaagacagttaaacattttaactgctcagtttgtgataaaagattttCTTATCAGAGTAATTTTAttcgacacatgagaacacacacaggggaAAAATGCTTTATTTGCTCAGACTGTGGGAAAAGTTTCACACAAAAGGCAACTTTGGTatcacacatgaaaacacacacaggagaaaaatgttttagatgctcagactgtggtaaaagctTCACGCAAAAGGGAAatatggtatcacacatgagaactcacacaggagaaaaaccttatagttgctcagactgtggtaaaagctTCACTCAAAAGGTAActatggtatcacacatgagaatgCACACCGGGGAAAAACCCTTTATTTGCTCAGACTGCGGTAAAACCTTCACTAAAAAGTCAAgtgtggtatcacacatgagaacacacacaggagaaaaacattttacttgCTCAGACTGCGGTAAAAGTTTCACTCAAAAGTCAAATctggtatcacacatgagaacacacacaggagaaaaaccttttacttgctcaAACTGTTTTAAAAGTTTCACTCAAAAGGTACAAATGgtattacacatgagaacacacacgggagaaaaaccttttagttgcttaGACTGTGGTAAAAGTTTCACTGAAAAGGTAAGTATggtaacacacatgagaacacatacaggagaaaaacccttcagtTGCTTAGACTGTGGTAAACACTTCACTCGCAAAATAAATATGGttacacacatgagaacgcacacaggagaaaaaccttttagttgctcagactgtggtaaaagctTCACACAAAAGGCAGctatggtatcacacatgagaacgcacacaggagaaaaaccttttacctgcTCAGACTGCGGTCAAAGCTTCACTCACAAAGTAAGTATGGtaaaacacatgagaacacacacacaggacaaaaACATTGTAGCTGCTCAGATTGTGGTGAAAGCCTCACCCACAGAGTAA